From one Bacteroidota bacterium genomic stretch:
- the hutU gene encoding urocanate hydratase codes for MTTTHRTIRANTGSTLQCKGWIQEAALRMLCNNLDPDVAERPEDLIVYGGLGKAARNWEAFDLIVKALKDLNDDETLLIQSGKPVGILPTHKDAPRVLISNSMLVPKWATWEHFRELEAKGLMMYGQMTAGSWIYIGSQGIVQGTYETFGEAAKQHFNGTLKNTLTVTAGLGGMGGAQPLAVTMNGGVCLAADVVQWRIKKRLETRYLDMMCMSIDEAIDLAVRHKNIGEAVSIGVCCNAVDLLERMIERNITPDLLTDQTSAHDPLVGYYPQGLPEEVADALRKSNPDEYIKLSYKTMAHHVELMLELQKRGAVTFDYGNNLRARALEAGVTNAFDFPGFVPAYIRPLFCEGKGPFRWVALSGDPEDIYTTDKVIIEMFPENEGLQRWMKMARERIAFQGLPARICWLGQGEREKAGLAFNELVRTGKVKAPIVIGRDHLDTGSVASPNRETEAMLDGSDAVADWPVLNSLINTAGGASWVSLHHGGGVGMGYSIHAGMVIVADGTEDAAIRLKRVLHNDPAMGVIRHADAGYDIAIDTARKHRLDLKERLK; via the coding sequence ATGACCACTACACACCGCACAATAAGAGCAAATACAGGATCCACACTGCAATGCAAAGGCTGGATACAAGAAGCTGCATTGCGTATGCTCTGCAATAACCTAGACCCTGATGTGGCCGAACGTCCCGAGGATTTAATTGTATATGGTGGATTGGGAAAAGCAGCCCGCAATTGGGAGGCTTTCGACCTAATTGTAAAAGCACTGAAAGATTTAAATGATGATGAAACATTATTAATACAAAGCGGAAAACCCGTTGGTATTTTACCTACGCATAAAGATGCCCCACGTGTATTAATTAGCAACTCGATGTTGGTCCCTAAATGGGCTACCTGGGAGCATTTCCGCGAATTGGAAGCCAAAGGTTTGATGATGTACGGACAGATGACTGCCGGCAGTTGGATATATATAGGAAGCCAGGGAATTGTGCAGGGAACTTATGAAACTTTTGGCGAAGCAGCAAAGCAACATTTTAATGGCACACTCAAAAATACACTTACCGTAACTGCCGGACTTGGCGGTATGGGCGGAGCACAGCCACTTGCTGTTACTATGAATGGTGGTGTTTGCTTGGCTGCTGATGTGGTACAATGGCGTATCAAAAAGCGTTTGGAAACACGCTACCTAGATATGATGTGTATGAGTATCGATGAAGCAATTGACCTTGCTGTGCGACATAAAAATATTGGTGAAGCAGTTTCTATTGGGGTATGTTGTAATGCGGTCGATTTGCTCGAACGTATGATAGAAAGAAATATAACTCCAGATTTATTAACAGATCAAACCAGTGCACATGATCCTTTAGTAGGATATTATCCGCAAGGATTGCCTGAAGAAGTTGCAGATGCTTTGCGTAAATCAAATCCCGATGAATATATAAAGCTCTCTTATAAAACCATGGCTCACCATGTGGAGTTAATGCTCGAATTACAAAAGCGTGGAGCTGTTACTTTCGATTATGGAAATAATTTGCGTGCACGGGCATTGGAAGCAGGTGTAACAAACGCATTCGATTTTCCTGGATTTGTACCCGCATATATACGTCCGCTTTTCTGCGAGGGCAAAGGTCCTTTCCGATGGGTAGCACTAAGTGGCGACCCCGAAGATATATATACTACCGATAAAGTTATTATAGAAATGTTTCCCGAAAACGAAGGGCTGCAACGCTGGATGAAAATGGCTCGTGAGCGTATCGCATTTCAAGGATTACCTGCTCGTATATGTTGGCTAGGCCAGGGCGAAAGAGAAAAAGCAGGATTGGCATTTAATGAATTGGTTCGCACTGGCAAAGTAAAAGCACCTATTGTAATAGGTCGCGATCATTTAGATACAGGTTCTGTTGCATCGCCCAATAGAGAAACCGAAGCTATGCTCGATGGCAGTGATGCCGTGGCCGATTGGCCCGTATTAAACTCTTTAATAAATACAGCCGGCGGAGCAAGTTGGGTTTCGCTGCATCATGGTGGCGGAGTAGGCATGGGTTATAGTATACATGCAGGTATGGTAATAGTAGCCGATGGTACCGAAGATGCCGCCATCCGATTAAAACGTGTATTACACAACGACCCAGCCATGGGTGTTATACGCCATGCCGATGCGGGTTATGATATTGCTATTGATACAGCAAGGAAGCATAGATTGGATTTGAAGGAAAGGTTGAAATAA